The Afipia massiliensis genome has a segment encoding these proteins:
- a CDS encoding FAD-dependent oxidoreductase, producing MLDLAIVGGGPGGLMSAWYLKKKLGALCRITIYEASDRVGGKVLTKKFDTAPAMYEAGVAEIYDYSMTGPDPLRELVQHFGLQTIPMDAEQVQIDGELLDDVPGMRRKYGAQTAKAIEDFRKLCAGMVSPIEYYEGVGAHDNEHPWAYISAEELLDREVADPVAKRFLKVMARSDIATEPHNTNGLNALKNFVMDVEGYIGLYSIQNGNEQLIHSLQSEIEADIQLNHRVLKVGKADSGRYAINMMNGKAPITKEHDLVVMCLPHSWLTTMRWDGELLRHSMVKHIAYFDRPAHYLRVSILFDEPFWGDKVPGAWWMSEAFGGCCVYVEGARHDVGRHGVLNWLIPGSDALAFANLSDKELIDAAIKSLPKSLGNARAHFLEGKTHRWLSSVNSIPGGLPARDVMTNHHPEPHEHPGLVVVGDYLFDSTLNGLLDSSDAATDIILTQMIKLRYERGEGGNVPSDKIDRAYFDNYRNQGPYGEVWSKFTDPDYLTNLIKIVWNRAKGYKLLVAGSASGELVGALRERGIDAWGVENNRYIHGKTPKALRKYNKLGSLTKLPFKAGEFDFVFETSLCHVSDKQVKRAVRELNRVVKTGFVFGSVTSDMVPALIDRYDLLRGVKKLGTWWEWSELFFGNGFDLSMHRRDTTDAVWDATLAANKGPGDWYADADSLRYSFFDKIADDD from the coding sequence ATGCTCGATCTGGCGATAGTCGGCGGTGGCCCAGGCGGGCTGATGAGTGCGTGGTACCTCAAGAAGAAGCTTGGGGCGCTCTGCCGTATCACCATCTATGAGGCCTCCGATCGGGTCGGCGGCAAAGTCCTGACGAAAAAATTCGACACCGCGCCTGCCATGTACGAAGCGGGCGTTGCCGAAATCTACGACTACTCCATGACGGGGCCGGACCCGCTGCGTGAGCTGGTCCAGCATTTCGGATTGCAGACCATCCCGATGGACGCCGAGCAGGTGCAGATCGACGGCGAACTGCTGGACGACGTGCCGGGCATGCGCCGCAAATACGGCGCGCAGACCGCGAAAGCCATCGAGGATTTCCGCAAGCTCTGCGCCGGCATGGTGTCGCCGATCGAATACTATGAAGGCGTCGGCGCGCACGACAACGAGCATCCCTGGGCGTACATCAGCGCCGAAGAACTGCTGGATCGCGAGGTGGCTGATCCGGTCGCCAAACGCTTCCTGAAAGTCATGGCGCGCTCCGACATCGCCACCGAACCGCACAACACCAACGGCCTCAATGCGCTGAAGAACTTCGTGATGGATGTGGAGGGCTACATCGGCCTCTACTCGATCCAGAACGGCAACGAGCAGTTGATCCACAGCCTGCAGAGCGAGATCGAGGCTGACATCCAGTTGAACCACCGCGTGCTGAAAGTCGGCAAGGCGGACTCCGGGCGCTATGCCATCAACATGATGAACGGCAAGGCTCCTATCACCAAGGAACACGATCTCGTGGTGATGTGCCTGCCGCATTCGTGGCTCACCACCATGCGCTGGGACGGCGAGCTGCTGCGCCATTCGATGGTGAAGCACATCGCCTATTTCGATCGTCCCGCGCACTATCTGCGGGTCTCGATCCTGTTCGACGAACCGTTCTGGGGCGACAAGGTGCCTGGCGCGTGGTGGATGTCCGAGGCGTTCGGCGGCTGCTGCGTCTACGTCGAAGGCGCGCGGCACGATGTCGGCCGCCACGGCGTGCTGAACTGGCTGATCCCGGGCTCCGATGCGCTGGCCTTCGCCAATCTCAGCGACAAGGAACTCATCGATGCGGCGATCAAGTCGCTGCCAAAATCTTTAGGCAATGCGCGCGCGCATTTCCTGGAGGGCAAGACCCATCGCTGGCTGTCATCGGTGAACAGCATTCCGGGCGGGTTGCCTGCACGCGATGTGATGACCAATCATCACCCCGAGCCGCATGAGCATCCGGGTCTGGTCGTCGTCGGCGACTATCTGTTCGACTCGACACTGAACGGCCTGCTGGATTCCTCGGACGCCGCCACCGACATCATCCTGACGCAGATGATCAAGCTGCGCTACGAGCGCGGCGAGGGCGGCAACGTGCCGTCCGACAAGATCGACCGCGCCTACTTCGACAACTATCGCAACCAGGGTCCCTACGGCGAGGTCTGGAGCAAGTTCACTGATCCGGACTATCTCACCAACCTGATCAAGATCGTCTGGAATCGCGCCAAGGGCTACAAGCTGCTGGTTGCGGGATCGGCGAGCGGCGAACTGGTCGGCGCGCTGCGGGAACGCGGCATCGATGCCTGGGGCGTCGAGAACAACCGCTACATCCACGGCAAGACGCCGAAGGCGCTGCGCAAGTACAACAAGCTTGGCTCGCTGACGAAACTGCCGTTCAAGGCAGGCGAGTTCGATTTCGTGTTTGAAACCAGCCTGTGTCATGTATCTGACAAACAGGTGAAGCGCGCCGTGCGCGAGCTTAACCGCGTGGTGAAGACCGGCTTCGTGTTCGGATCGGTCACCAGCGACATGGTGCCCGCGCTGATCGACCGCTACGATCTGCTGCGCGGTGTCAAGAAACTGGGCACCTGGTGGGAATGGTCCGAGCTGTTCTTCGGCAACGGTTTCGACCTGTCCATGCATCGGCGCGATACCACCGACGCGGTGTGGGATGCGACGCTCGCTGCCAACAAGGGGCCGGGCGACTGGTACGCGGACGCCGACAGCCTGCGCTATTCGTTCTTTGACAAGATTGCGGACGACGACTAA